A genomic stretch from Myripristis murdjan chromosome 12, fMyrMur1.1, whole genome shotgun sequence includes:
- the chd1 gene encoding chromodomain-helicase-DNA-binding protein 1 isoform X2, which yields MAGRCEDESVSNSSGESSHSDDSGSGSGSGSGSGSGSSSSSSSSSQSGSSDSGSGSDSGSQSDSDSEKSKEKIEPPNKSNIDGAEFWKSNPSILAVQRSAMLRKQQLQQQQQQQSSSNSGTDEDSSSSDDSDSSSGSMRRGNSGSSDSRSVSGSGSGSGSDSTAEDNSDETASDYEPRHKVKSRKPPTKVNARNGKKSSIQRKAHECLSSEDEDCGYKKVVSAGPRRQATVNISYKEDEELKTDSDDLVEVLGEDVPQPEEDEFETLERVMESRIGRKGATGGTTTVYAVEADGDPNGNFNANKEVGETQYLIKWKNWSHIHNTWETEETLKLQNVKGMKKLDNFKKKEQEKKKWLKSASPEDVEYFNCQEELMDDLHSQYQLVERIIGHSNQKSAAGYPDYLCKWQGLPYSECSWEDGGLIARKFQKCIDDYMNRNQSKTIPSRDCKVLKQRPRFVPMKKQPSYIGGDGLELRDYQLDSLNWMAHSWCKGNSCILADEMGLGKTIQTICFLNHLFHEHQLYGPFLLVVPLSTLTSWQREIQLWAPQMNIVVYLGDISSRNMIRTHEWMHVQNKRLKFNILLTTYEILLKDKSFLGNVNWAFIGVDEAHRLKNDDSLLYKTMIDFKSNHRLLITGTPLQNSLKELWSLLHFIMPEKFHSWELFEEEHGKGRDSGYTSLHKELEPFLLRRVKKDVEKSLPAKVEQILRVEMSAIQKQYYKWILTRNYKALSKGTKGSTSGFLNIMMELKKCCNHCYLIKPPEDEFYNKGEALQHLIRCSGKLVLLDKLLVRLKERGHRVLIFSQMVRMLDILAEYLRSRQFLFQRLDGSIKGEMRKQALDHFNAEGSEDFCFLLSTRAGGLGINLASADTVVIFDSDWNPQNDLQAQARAHRIGQKRQVNIYRLVTKGSVEEDIIERAKKKMVLDHLVIQRMDTTGKTVLHTGAAPSSSTPFNKEELSAILKFGAEELFKEPEGEEQEPQEMDIDEILKRAETRENDPGPSTVGEELLSQFKVANFSMMEDEEIDIDSERSQRSWDSIIPEEQRRRMEEEERQKELEEIYMLPRMRNCAKQISFNGSDGRRSRNRRYSGSDSDSTSDRKRPKKRGRPRTIPRENIKGFSDAEIRRFVKSYKKFGGPLERLDAIARDAELVDKSEHDLKRLAETVHNGCVRTLRENPCGPEKTSAGRRGKVKGPTFRISGVQVNAKLVISHEEELAPLHKAIPADPEERKRYMIPCHSKAAHFDIDWGKEDDSSLLIGIYEYGYGSWEMIKMDPDLNLTHKLLPDDPDKKPQAKQLQTRADYLIKLLSKDLAKKEAQRQAGMANSRKRKPRSKKNKTMKPTKTDEVMKSPSSDPPSDKRSEDDDELEDEKEVPPVKSLPRRTRAERVVVKEEEEPDQEDLPLPDEREVKEKEIKKECKKEKKEETRDTKEKKEQKETKPPEPLHKQEESLEKQNEVKAEVQEKTKKLSDVPVHVTASGENVPISEESEELDQKTFSVCKERMRPVKAALKQLDRPEKGLSEREQLEHTRQCLIKIGDHITECLKEYSNPDQIKQWRKNLWIFVSKFTEFDARKLHKLYKHAIKKRQENAQAADQNTSSVNTHGFKHADTEKVKDNSHQDDSSRDSCSLERHPPPSRYHESSSSKDRHTTEPHRKTGGSGESRKRPYSSFSNGKDHRDRDHYRPDSRDRDRDRDRDRDRDRDRDRDRDRDRDRDRDRDRDRDRDRDRDRDRDRQERYYDSKHRKVDEFRSSRDHRLDMKDHSHSEHRSSHRYHSDWQTDQRTSAGGPRSPRDQRSPYDSRSPMGHRSPLEYSSDHKSTPEQIWSSRKT from the exons GACTCATCAAGTAGCGATGATTCAGACTCTTCAAGTGGATCCATGAGGAGAGGAAACTCAGGCTCTTCAGACTCTCGATCTGTTTCTGGATCTGGGAGTGGTTCTGGATCTGACTCAACAGCAGAGGACAACAGTGATGAGACTGCATCTGACTATGAGCCCAGACACAAGGTCAAGAGCAGAAAGCCGCCAACCAA GGTGAATGCCCGAAATGGAAAGAAAAGCAGCATTCAGAGGAAGGCACATGAGTGTTTGTCTTCTGAGGATGAGGATTGTGGATACAAGAAAGTGGTTTCAGCAGGTCCACGGCGGCAGGCCACTGTCAACATAAGCTacaaggaggatgaggagctgAAGACGGACTCAGATGATCTGGTGGAGGTGCTGGGTGAGGATGTCCCCCAGCCTGAGGAGGATGAGTTTGAAACCCtggagagagtgatggagagcAGGATAGGAAGGAAAGGAG CAACTGGAGGCACCACTACGGTATACGCTGTAGAGGCAGACGGGGATCCTAATGGCAACTTCAACGCTAATAAAGAGGTTGGTGAGACCCAGTACCTGATCAAGTGGAAGAACTGGTCCCACATCCACAACACCTGGGAGACAGAAGAGACCCTCAAACTACAGAATGTCAAGGGGATGAAAAAACTGGACAACTTTAAGAAGAaagaacaggagaaaaaaaaatg GTTGAAGTCGGCATCACCAGAGGATGTAGAGTATTTCAACTGTCAAGAAGAGCTCATGGATGACCTGCATTCACAGTATCAACTTGTAGAGCGAATCATAG GGCATTCAAACCAGAAGTCGGCAGCTGGCTACCCAGACTACCTGTGCAAGTGGCAAGGTTTGCCATACTCAGAATGTAGCTGGGAAGACGGAGGCCTGATTGCCAGGAAGTTCCAGAAATGCATAGATGACTACATGAACAGAAACCAGTCCAAGACCATTCCCTCTAGAGACTGCAAG GTGCTGAAGCAGAGACCAAGATTTGTGCCCATGAAGAAGCAGCCATCTTATATTGGAGGCGATGGCTTAGAACTTCGAGACTACCAGCTGGACAGTCTGAACTGGATGGCCCACTCCTGGTGCAA AGGCAATAGTTGCATCCTTGCTGATGAGATGGGCTTGGGGAAGACCATCCAGACTATCTGCTTCCTTAATCACCTGTTTCATGAACACCAACTCTATGGGCCCTTTTTGCTGGTGGTGCCTCTCTCCACGTTGACATCCTGGCAGAGAGAGATCCAGCTCTGGGCCCCTCAGATGAACATTGTGGTCTACCTGGGAGACATCAGCAGCAGGAACATG ATTCGAACACATGAATGGATGCACGTCCAGAACAAGAGACTTAAATTTAACATCTTACTCACAACATATGAAATCCTCCTCAAAGACAAG tcATTCCTAGGCAATGTTAACTGGGCCTTCATTGGTGTGGATGAGGCACACCGGCTGAAGAACGATGACTCGCTCCTCTACAAAACGATGATCGACTTCAAGTCCAATCACAGGCTCCTCATTACAGGCACCCCGCTGCAGAACTCCCTCAAAGAGCTGTGGTCCCTGTTGCACTTCATTATGCCTGAGAA GTTTCACTCATGGGAATTGTTTGAGGAGGAGCATGGTAAAGGCCGGGACTCAGGATACACCAGCCTGCACAAGGAGCTTGAGCCTTTTCTATTGCGCAGGGTCAAGAAGGATGTGGAAAAATCTCTTCCTGCTAAAGTGGAGCAAATCCTCCGAGTGGAGATGAGTGCTATCCAGAAACAGTACTACAA GTGGATCCTGACCAGGAACTACAAAGCTCTGAGTAAAGGCACCAAGGGTAGCACCTCCGGCTTCCTTAACATTATGATGGAACTGAAGAAATGCTGTAACCATTGCTACCTTATCAAGCCACCAGAGGACGAGTTCTACAACAAAGGGGAAGCTTTACAG CACTTGATTCGCTGCAGTGGGAAGCTTGTTCTTTTGGACAAGCTTCTTGTTCGTTTGAAGGAGCGCGGCCATAGGGTCCTCATCTTTTCCCAGATGGTTCGGATGCTGGACATCCTGGCTGAGTATTTGAGGAGCCGACAGTTCCTCTTTCAG AGATTAGATGGCTCCATCAAAGGAGAAATGAGGAAGCAGGCACTGGATCATTTTAATGCTGAAGGCTCAGAG GATTTCTGCTTCCTGCTTTCGACACGTGCCGGTGGTCTAGGTATCAACCTGGCATCAGCTGATACAGTAGTCATCTTTGACTCAGACTGGAACCCCCAGAATGATCTGCAGGCCCAAGCCAGAGCCCATAGGATTGGACAGAAGAGACAG GTGAACATCTACCGTCTAGTGACAAAGGGCTCTGTGGAAGAGGACATCATAGAGAGGGCCAAGAAGAAGATGGTGCTGGATCACCTCGTTATTCAAAGGATGGACACTACGGGGAAGACTGTACTCCACACTGGTGCTGCTCCTTCTAG CTCAACTCCATTCAACAAAGAGGAACTGTCTGCGATCCTGAAGTTCGGTGCTGAGGAGCTTTTCAAAGAGCCGGAGGGTGAGGAGCAGGAACCTCAG GAAATGGACATTGATGAGATCCTAAAAAGAGCTGAAACCAGGGAGAATGACCCTGGACCTTCCACAGTgggagaggagctgctgtcaCAGTTCAAG GTAGCCAACTTTTCCATGATGGAAGATGAGGAAATTGACATTGACTCTGAGCGTAGCCAGCGGAGTTGGGACAGCATCATACCGGAGGAGCAAAGACGGAggatggaggaagaagagagacaaaaggagctggaggagatctACATGCTGCCACGCATGAGGAATTGTGCcaaacag ATCAGCTTTAACGGCAGTGATGGCCGGCGTAGCAGGAACAGGAGGTACTCGGGTTCCGACAGCGATTCCACCTCAGACCGCAAGAGGCCAAAGAAACGGGGACGCCCTCGAACTATTCCACGAGAAAACATCAAGGGCTTTAGTGACGCTGAAATCCGGAG ATTTGTCAAGAGTTACAAAAAGTTCGGAGGACCCCTTGAAAG GTTGGATGCTATTGCTCGTGATGCTGAGCTTGTGGATAAATCTGAACATGACCTGAAGCGGTTGGCAGAGACTGTTCACAATGGCTGTGTGAGAACACTACGGGAAAATCCATGTGGACCTGAAAAGACATCAg CAGGCAGAAGAGGGAAGGTAAAAGGCCCCACGTTTAGGATCTCTGGTGTCCAGGTGAATGCTAAGCTTGTCATCTCCCATGAGGAAGAATTGGCTCCACTCCACAAGGCCATTCCTGCTGAccctgaggagagaaagag GTATATGATTCCATGCCACTCGAAGGCAGCACACTTTGACATTGATTGGGGGAAGGAAGATGACTCCAGTCTCCTCATTGGCATCTATGAGTATGGATATGGCAGTTGGGAGATGATCAAGATGGACCCTGACCTCAATCTCACTCACAAG CTCCTACCAGATGACCCTGACAAGAAACCACAGGCCAAACAGCTGCAAACAAGAGCAGACTACCTCATCAAATTACTAAGCAAGGATCTGGCCAAAAAAGAAGCACAGAGACAAGCAGGGATG GCAAATTCACGGAAGAGGAAACCAAGGAGTAAGAAGAACAAAACTATGAAACCCACCAAGAcagatgaggtgatgaagagtCCATCCTCAGATCCCCCATCAGACAAGAGGtcagaggatgatgatgaactTGAAGATGAGAAG GAGGTGCCACCTGTGAAATCACTGCCTAGAAGAACTCGGGCAGAAAGGGTggtggtgaaggaggaggaggagcccgaCCAAGAAGATCTCCCTTTACCAGATGAGCGGGAGGTCAAAGAAAAGGAGATTAAGAAAGAgtgtaaaaaggaaaagaaagaggaaaccCGGgacacaaaagagaaaaaggagcagAAAGAAACCAAGCCTCCTGAACCACTACATAAACAAGAGGAGAGCTTGGAGAAG CAGAATGAAGTGAAGGCTGAAGTACAAGAGAAGACAAAGAAACTCTCTGATGTGCCAGTCCACGTAACAGCAAGTGGAGAGAATGTGCCAATCTCTGAGGAGTCTGAGGAACTGGACCAGAAGACCTTTAGTGTG TGCAAAGAGAGGATGCGGCCAGTGAAAGCAGCGCTGAAGCAGTTGGACAGACCAGAAAAAGGACTCTCAGAGCGCGAGCAGCTGGAACATACAAGACAGTGCCTCATCAAGATCGGAGATCACATCACTGAGTGTCTGAAGGAGTATTCAAACCCTGACCAGATCAAACAGTGGAGAAA AAACCTGTGGATTTTCGTTTCCAAATTCACTGAGTTTGATGCAAGAAAACTGCATAAACTGTACAAGCATGCAATCAAGAAAAGGCAGGAGAATGCCCAG GCAGCGGACCAGAACACTAGCAGTGTAAATACCCATGGCTTTAAACATGCAG ACACTGAGAAGGTAAAGGACAACTCTCACCAAGACGACAGCAGCAGGGACAGCTGCAGCTTGGAGCGGCATCCGCCTCCAAGCAGATAccatgaaagcagcagcagtaaggACCGACACACCACTGAGCCTCACAGGAAGACCGGAGGAAGTGGAGAGTCCAGGAAAAGACCATATTCCTCCTTCAGCAATGGCAAAGACCACCGAGACAGAGACCACTACAGGCCTGACAGCAGGGACCGGGACCGAGACAGAGATCGAGATCGAGATCGAGATCGAGATCGAGACAGAGAtcgagacagagacagagaccgaGACCGAGATAGAGACCGAGACAGAGAtcgagacagagacagagacagagaccgaGACCGACAAGAAAG ATACTACGACAGTAAACACAGGAAAGTGGACGAGTTTCGCTCTAGCCGAGACCATCGGCTGGACATGAAGGATCATTCCCATTCGGAGCACCGCTCTTCCCACCGTTATCACTCGGACTGGCAGACGGACCAGCGAACCTCTGCCGGCGGACCCCGCTCTCCCAGAGACCAGCGCTCACCCTACGACTCACGCTCACCCATGGGACACCGGTCACCTTTAGAGTATTCATCAGACCACAAGAGCACACCTGAACAGATCTGGAGCAGCCGGAAAACATAA
- the chd1 gene encoding chromodomain-helicase-DNA-binding protein 1 isoform X1: MAGRCEDESVSNSSGESSHSDDSGSGSGSGSGSGSGSSSSSSSSSQSGSSDSGSGSDSGSQSDSDSEKSKEKIEPPNKSNIDGAEFWKSNPSILAVQRSAMLRKQQLQQQQQQQSSSNSGTDEDSSSSDDSDSSSGSMRRGNSGSSDSRSVSGSGSGSGSDSTAEDNSDETASDYEPRHKVKSRKPPTKVNARNGKKSSIQRKAHECLSSEDEDCGYKKVVSAGPRRQATVNISYKEDEELKTDSDDLVEVLGEDVPQPEEDEFETLERVMESRIGRKGATGGTTTVYAVEADGDPNGNFNANKEVGETQYLIKWKNWSHIHNTWETEETLKLQNVKGMKKLDNFKKKEQEKKKWLKSASPEDVEYFNCQEELMDDLHSQYQLVERIIGHSNQKSAAGYPDYLCKWQGLPYSECSWEDGGLIARKFQKCIDDYMNRNQSKTIPSRDCKVLKQRPRFVPMKKQPSYIGGDGLELRDYQLDSLNWMAHSWCKGNSCILADEMGLGKTIQTICFLNHLFHEHQLYGPFLLVVPLSTLTSWQREIQLWAPQMNIVVYLGDISSRNMIRTHEWMHVQNKRLKFNILLTTYEILLKDKSFLGNVNWAFIGVDEAHRLKNDDSLLYKTMIDFKSNHRLLITGTPLQNSLKELWSLLHFIMPEKFHSWELFEEEHGKGRDSGYTSLHKELEPFLLRRVKKDVEKSLPAKVEQILRVEMSAIQKQYYKWILTRNYKALSKGTKGSTSGFLNIMMELKKCCNHCYLIKPPEDEFYNKGEALQHLIRCSGKLVLLDKLLVRLKERGHRVLIFSQMVRMLDILAEYLRSRQFLFQRLDGSIKGEMRKQALDHFNAEGSEDFCFLLSTRAGGLGINLASADTVVIFDSDWNPQNDLQAQARAHRIGQKRQVNIYRLVTKGSVEEDIIERAKKKMVLDHLVIQRMDTTGKTVLHTGAAPSSSTPFNKEELSAILKFGAEELFKEPEGEEQEPQEMDIDEILKRAETRENDPGPSTVGEELLSQFKVANFSMMEDEEIDIDSERSQRSWDSIIPEEQRRRMEEEERQKELEEIYMLPRMRNCAKQISFNGSDGRRSRNRRYSGSDSDSTSDRKRPKKRGRPRTIPRENIKGFSDAEIRRFVKSYKKFGGPLERLDAIARDAELVDKSEHDLKRLAETVHNGCVRTLRENPCGPEKTSAGRRGKVKGPTFRISGVQVNAKLVISHEEELAPLHKAIPADPEERKRYMIPCHSKAAHFDIDWGKEDDSSLLIGIYEYGYGSWEMIKMDPDLNLTHKLLPDDPDKKPQAKQLQTRADYLIKLLSKDLAKKEAQRQAGMANSRKRKPRSKKNKTMKPTKTDEVMKSPSSDPPSDKRSEDDDELEDEKEVPPVKSLPRRTRAERVVVKEEEEPDQEDLPLPDEREVKEKEIKKECKKEKKEETRDTKEKKEQKETKPPEPLHKQEESLEKQNEVKAEVQEKTKKLSDVPVHVTASGENVPISEESEELDQKTFSVCKERMRPVKAALKQLDRPEKGLSEREQLEHTRQCLIKIGDHITECLKEYSNPDQIKQWRKNLWIFVSKFTEFDARKLHKLYKHAIKKRQENAQAADQNTSSVNTHGFKHAADTEKVKDNSHQDDSSRDSCSLERHPPPSRYHESSSSKDRHTTEPHRKTGGSGESRKRPYSSFSNGKDHRDRDHYRPDSRDRDRDRDRDRDRDRDRDRDRDRDRDRDRDRDRDRDRDRDRDRDRDRQERYYDSKHRKVDEFRSSRDHRLDMKDHSHSEHRSSHRYHSDWQTDQRTSAGGPRSPRDQRSPYDSRSPMGHRSPLEYSSDHKSTPEQIWSSRKT; encoded by the exons GACTCATCAAGTAGCGATGATTCAGACTCTTCAAGTGGATCCATGAGGAGAGGAAACTCAGGCTCTTCAGACTCTCGATCTGTTTCTGGATCTGGGAGTGGTTCTGGATCTGACTCAACAGCAGAGGACAACAGTGATGAGACTGCATCTGACTATGAGCCCAGACACAAGGTCAAGAGCAGAAAGCCGCCAACCAA GGTGAATGCCCGAAATGGAAAGAAAAGCAGCATTCAGAGGAAGGCACATGAGTGTTTGTCTTCTGAGGATGAGGATTGTGGATACAAGAAAGTGGTTTCAGCAGGTCCACGGCGGCAGGCCACTGTCAACATAAGCTacaaggaggatgaggagctgAAGACGGACTCAGATGATCTGGTGGAGGTGCTGGGTGAGGATGTCCCCCAGCCTGAGGAGGATGAGTTTGAAACCCtggagagagtgatggagagcAGGATAGGAAGGAAAGGAG CAACTGGAGGCACCACTACGGTATACGCTGTAGAGGCAGACGGGGATCCTAATGGCAACTTCAACGCTAATAAAGAGGTTGGTGAGACCCAGTACCTGATCAAGTGGAAGAACTGGTCCCACATCCACAACACCTGGGAGACAGAAGAGACCCTCAAACTACAGAATGTCAAGGGGATGAAAAAACTGGACAACTTTAAGAAGAaagaacaggagaaaaaaaaatg GTTGAAGTCGGCATCACCAGAGGATGTAGAGTATTTCAACTGTCAAGAAGAGCTCATGGATGACCTGCATTCACAGTATCAACTTGTAGAGCGAATCATAG GGCATTCAAACCAGAAGTCGGCAGCTGGCTACCCAGACTACCTGTGCAAGTGGCAAGGTTTGCCATACTCAGAATGTAGCTGGGAAGACGGAGGCCTGATTGCCAGGAAGTTCCAGAAATGCATAGATGACTACATGAACAGAAACCAGTCCAAGACCATTCCCTCTAGAGACTGCAAG GTGCTGAAGCAGAGACCAAGATTTGTGCCCATGAAGAAGCAGCCATCTTATATTGGAGGCGATGGCTTAGAACTTCGAGACTACCAGCTGGACAGTCTGAACTGGATGGCCCACTCCTGGTGCAA AGGCAATAGTTGCATCCTTGCTGATGAGATGGGCTTGGGGAAGACCATCCAGACTATCTGCTTCCTTAATCACCTGTTTCATGAACACCAACTCTATGGGCCCTTTTTGCTGGTGGTGCCTCTCTCCACGTTGACATCCTGGCAGAGAGAGATCCAGCTCTGGGCCCCTCAGATGAACATTGTGGTCTACCTGGGAGACATCAGCAGCAGGAACATG ATTCGAACACATGAATGGATGCACGTCCAGAACAAGAGACTTAAATTTAACATCTTACTCACAACATATGAAATCCTCCTCAAAGACAAG tcATTCCTAGGCAATGTTAACTGGGCCTTCATTGGTGTGGATGAGGCACACCGGCTGAAGAACGATGACTCGCTCCTCTACAAAACGATGATCGACTTCAAGTCCAATCACAGGCTCCTCATTACAGGCACCCCGCTGCAGAACTCCCTCAAAGAGCTGTGGTCCCTGTTGCACTTCATTATGCCTGAGAA GTTTCACTCATGGGAATTGTTTGAGGAGGAGCATGGTAAAGGCCGGGACTCAGGATACACCAGCCTGCACAAGGAGCTTGAGCCTTTTCTATTGCGCAGGGTCAAGAAGGATGTGGAAAAATCTCTTCCTGCTAAAGTGGAGCAAATCCTCCGAGTGGAGATGAGTGCTATCCAGAAACAGTACTACAA GTGGATCCTGACCAGGAACTACAAAGCTCTGAGTAAAGGCACCAAGGGTAGCACCTCCGGCTTCCTTAACATTATGATGGAACTGAAGAAATGCTGTAACCATTGCTACCTTATCAAGCCACCAGAGGACGAGTTCTACAACAAAGGGGAAGCTTTACAG CACTTGATTCGCTGCAGTGGGAAGCTTGTTCTTTTGGACAAGCTTCTTGTTCGTTTGAAGGAGCGCGGCCATAGGGTCCTCATCTTTTCCCAGATGGTTCGGATGCTGGACATCCTGGCTGAGTATTTGAGGAGCCGACAGTTCCTCTTTCAG AGATTAGATGGCTCCATCAAAGGAGAAATGAGGAAGCAGGCACTGGATCATTTTAATGCTGAAGGCTCAGAG GATTTCTGCTTCCTGCTTTCGACACGTGCCGGTGGTCTAGGTATCAACCTGGCATCAGCTGATACAGTAGTCATCTTTGACTCAGACTGGAACCCCCAGAATGATCTGCAGGCCCAAGCCAGAGCCCATAGGATTGGACAGAAGAGACAG GTGAACATCTACCGTCTAGTGACAAAGGGCTCTGTGGAAGAGGACATCATAGAGAGGGCCAAGAAGAAGATGGTGCTGGATCACCTCGTTATTCAAAGGATGGACACTACGGGGAAGACTGTACTCCACACTGGTGCTGCTCCTTCTAG CTCAACTCCATTCAACAAAGAGGAACTGTCTGCGATCCTGAAGTTCGGTGCTGAGGAGCTTTTCAAAGAGCCGGAGGGTGAGGAGCAGGAACCTCAG GAAATGGACATTGATGAGATCCTAAAAAGAGCTGAAACCAGGGAGAATGACCCTGGACCTTCCACAGTgggagaggagctgctgtcaCAGTTCAAG GTAGCCAACTTTTCCATGATGGAAGATGAGGAAATTGACATTGACTCTGAGCGTAGCCAGCGGAGTTGGGACAGCATCATACCGGAGGAGCAAAGACGGAggatggaggaagaagagagacaaaaggagctggaggagatctACATGCTGCCACGCATGAGGAATTGTGCcaaacag ATCAGCTTTAACGGCAGTGATGGCCGGCGTAGCAGGAACAGGAGGTACTCGGGTTCCGACAGCGATTCCACCTCAGACCGCAAGAGGCCAAAGAAACGGGGACGCCCTCGAACTATTCCACGAGAAAACATCAAGGGCTTTAGTGACGCTGAAATCCGGAG ATTTGTCAAGAGTTACAAAAAGTTCGGAGGACCCCTTGAAAG GTTGGATGCTATTGCTCGTGATGCTGAGCTTGTGGATAAATCTGAACATGACCTGAAGCGGTTGGCAGAGACTGTTCACAATGGCTGTGTGAGAACACTACGGGAAAATCCATGTGGACCTGAAAAGACATCAg CAGGCAGAAGAGGGAAGGTAAAAGGCCCCACGTTTAGGATCTCTGGTGTCCAGGTGAATGCTAAGCTTGTCATCTCCCATGAGGAAGAATTGGCTCCACTCCACAAGGCCATTCCTGCTGAccctgaggagagaaagag GTATATGATTCCATGCCACTCGAAGGCAGCACACTTTGACATTGATTGGGGGAAGGAAGATGACTCCAGTCTCCTCATTGGCATCTATGAGTATGGATATGGCAGTTGGGAGATGATCAAGATGGACCCTGACCTCAATCTCACTCACAAG CTCCTACCAGATGACCCTGACAAGAAACCACAGGCCAAACAGCTGCAAACAAGAGCAGACTACCTCATCAAATTACTAAGCAAGGATCTGGCCAAAAAAGAAGCACAGAGACAAGCAGGGATG GCAAATTCACGGAAGAGGAAACCAAGGAGTAAGAAGAACAAAACTATGAAACCCACCAAGAcagatgaggtgatgaagagtCCATCCTCAGATCCCCCATCAGACAAGAGGtcagaggatgatgatgaactTGAAGATGAGAAG GAGGTGCCACCTGTGAAATCACTGCCTAGAAGAACTCGGGCAGAAAGGGTggtggtgaaggaggaggaggagcccgaCCAAGAAGATCTCCCTTTACCAGATGAGCGGGAGGTCAAAGAAAAGGAGATTAAGAAAGAgtgtaaaaaggaaaagaaagaggaaaccCGGgacacaaaagagaaaaaggagcagAAAGAAACCAAGCCTCCTGAACCACTACATAAACAAGAGGAGAGCTTGGAGAAG CAGAATGAAGTGAAGGCTGAAGTACAAGAGAAGACAAAGAAACTCTCTGATGTGCCAGTCCACGTAACAGCAAGTGGAGAGAATGTGCCAATCTCTGAGGAGTCTGAGGAACTGGACCAGAAGACCTTTAGTGTG TGCAAAGAGAGGATGCGGCCAGTGAAAGCAGCGCTGAAGCAGTTGGACAGACCAGAAAAAGGACTCTCAGAGCGCGAGCAGCTGGAACATACAAGACAGTGCCTCATCAAGATCGGAGATCACATCACTGAGTGTCTGAAGGAGTATTCAAACCCTGACCAGATCAAACAGTGGAGAAA AAACCTGTGGATTTTCGTTTCCAAATTCACTGAGTTTGATGCAAGAAAACTGCATAAACTGTACAAGCATGCAATCAAGAAAAGGCAGGAGAATGCCCAG GCAGCGGACCAGAACACTAGCAGTGTAAATACCCATGGCTTTAAACATGCAG CAGACACTGAGAAGGTAAAGGACAACTCTCACCAAGACGACAGCAGCAGGGACAGCTGCAGCTTGGAGCGGCATCCGCCTCCAAGCAGATAccatgaaagcagcagcagtaaggACCGACACACCACTGAGCCTCACAGGAAGACCGGAGGAAGTGGAGAGTCCAGGAAAAGACCATATTCCTCCTTCAGCAATGGCAAAGACCACCGAGACAGAGACCACTACAGGCCTGACAGCAGGGACCGGGACCGAGACAGAGATCGAGATCGAGATCGAGATCGAGATCGAGACAGAGAtcgagacagagacagagaccgaGACCGAGATAGAGACCGAGACAGAGAtcgagacagagacagagacagagaccgaGACCGACAAGAAAG ATACTACGACAGTAAACACAGGAAAGTGGACGAGTTTCGCTCTAGCCGAGACCATCGGCTGGACATGAAGGATCATTCCCATTCGGAGCACCGCTCTTCCCACCGTTATCACTCGGACTGGCAGACGGACCAGCGAACCTCTGCCGGCGGACCCCGCTCTCCCAGAGACCAGCGCTCACCCTACGACTCACGCTCACCCATGGGACACCGGTCACCTTTAGAGTATTCATCAGACCACAAGAGCACACCTGAACAGATCTGGAGCAGCCGGAAAACATAA